One genomic window of Arachis stenosperma cultivar V10309 chromosome 10, arast.V10309.gnm1.PFL2, whole genome shotgun sequence includes the following:
- the LOC130957099 gene encoding uncharacterized protein LOC130957099: MEEEGHNSIILKRPFLATSRAIINVEKGEMTLRVHDEQMIINVFKAMQYTPEKAHHMRVEMIEDLVEERFEANGQEEHEEEVEAVQDVSEEQVTEISSKGKTEGKPKQELKTLPPHLKYAFLGEENSFPVIISSALSEEEEEGKLLVVLKDHKDALGWTIDDLKGINPAICMHKILLEEDSRLVVQPQRRLNPTMKKVVQKEVMKLWNAGIIYPISDSSWVSPVQMVPKKGGITVIVNEKNELIPTRTVTEWMMCIDYRRLNDAIRKDHFPLPFIDKMLESTSHHTPDWKLPFELMCDASDLAIGVVLGQRKGNLHHVIYYASKDAKPRLIRWILVLQEFDIEIKDRKGSENQVVDHLSRLPQGTNQETAQPVNESFPDEHILQIQQAPWFADIANYKVGRKISQGFTKQQVKKLLDEARKFLWNEPLLFRRCPDGVIRRCIPENEMKDILWHCHGSAYDGHFGLERPAAKVIQSGFYWPTIFKDARDFVHQCNEYSEYISCIWLAVGIIYHIILENLLIVPFALQESLFEILVVEPSFVAASSLVVPPCGAAISLFPLYPSYIAPVVSDIVLAIAPVPS, translated from the exons ATGGAAGAAGAGGGGCACAACTCAATAATCCTAAAGAGACCTTTCTTGGCCACATCAAGGGCTATTATTAATGTAGAGAAGGGTGAAATGACCCTcagggtgcatgatgagcaaatgatcaTCAATGTTTTTAAAGCCATGCAATACACCCCTGAGAAAGCACATCACATGAGAGTGGAAATGATAGAAGACCTGGTGGAGGAAAGGTTTGAAGCCAACGGTCAAGAGGAGCACGAGGAAGAGGTGGAAGCAGTTCAAGATGTTTCAGAAGAACAAGTGACTGAAATCTCCTCTAAAGGCAAGACAGAAGGAAAGCCAAAACAAGAATTGAAAACTCTTCCTCCACACCTTAAATATGCATTTCTCGGTGAAGAGAATAGCTTTCCAGTGATCATTAGCTCTGCCttgagtgaagaagaagaagaaggaaaacttCTAGTTGTACTGAAAGATCACAAAGATGCattaggatggaccattgatgacttgaaaggcataaacCCTGCCATCTGCATGCACAAAATTTTGCTGGAAGAAGATTCAAGACTAGTGGTACAACCTCAGAGAAGGTTAAACCCAACCATGAAAAAGGTAGTccagaaggaagtaatgaaATTGTGGAATGCTGGGATTATCTATCCAATTTCAGATAGCTCATGGGTCAGCCCAGTTCAAATGGTGCCAAAGAAAGGTGGGATtactgtcattgttaatgagaagaacgAGCTCATTCCCACAAGAACAGTGACAGAATGGAtgatgtgtattgattatagaaggctgaatgatgccatAAGAAAAGACCACTTCCCTCTCCCCTTCATTGACAAAATGCTCGAAAG caccagTCATCACACCCCAGATTGGAaattaccttttgaactcatgtgtgatgcaagtgaccTTGCAATTGGTGTTGTGTTGGGACAAAGGAAGGGAAACCTCCACCACGTCATCTACTATGCAAGcaag gatgccaaaccaaggctcatTAGATGGATATTagttctgcaagagtttgacattgagataaagGATAGAAAAGGGAGTGAAAATCAAGTTGTTGATCATCTATCAAGGCTGCCACAAGGAACCAATCAAGAAACTGCTCAACcagtgaatgaaagcttcccagacGAACACATATTGCAAATTCAACAAGCCCCCTGGTTTGCtgatattgcaaactacaaggttGGAAGGAAAATTTCTCAAGGGTTCACCAaacaacaagtgaagaagctacTTGATGAAGCTAGAAAATTCTTGTGGAATGAACCATTGTTGTTTAGAAGGTGTCCAGATGGGGTGATTAGAAGGTGTATCCCTGAGAATGAGATGAAAGACATATTGTGGCACTGTCATGGTTCAGCTTATGATGGACATTTTGGGCTAGAAAGACCAGCAGCTAAAGTGATTCAAAgtggattttattggccaacaaTATTCAAAGATGCTAGAGACTTTGTGcaccaatgcaatgaat ATTCTGAGTATATTTCCTGTATTTGGCTTGCCGTAGGAATAATCTATCATATAATTCTCGAAAATCTGCTGATTGTTCCTTTTGCCCTTCAAGAATCTTTGTTTGAAATTCTTGTTGTTGAGCCATCATTTGTTGCTGCCAGTTCTCTTGTCGTTCCTCCATGTGGCGCTGCCATCTCTCTCTTTCCTCTATATCCTTCATATATTGCTCCTGTTGTCTCAGATATTGTTCTTGCTATTGCTCCTGTGCCTTCATGA